A genomic window from Microvirga sp. TS319 includes:
- a CDS encoding HugZ family protein → MTQKDPTLPVDDEARHLAKKLMRTARSGALATNGADEGMPFASLVAVGTDLDGSPVILTSQLSVHTRLLAADGRCSMLLSAIGKGDPLAHPRLTLLARAERIEPGSDKAQQIRRRYLLQHPKAALYVDFPDFAFWRLNVASGSLNGGFGRAYRMAREDLLTDLSAFPGFAELEAGAVEHMNEDHAEAVAYYATKLCGAREGAWRLIGIDPEGLQLALGDELQRLTFPQPLQGPDELRPMLVALARS, encoded by the coding sequence ATGACGCAGAAAGATCCGACCCTGCCAGTGGATGACGAGGCGCGGCATCTCGCCAAGAAGCTGATGCGCACCGCGCGTTCCGGCGCTCTCGCCACGAACGGCGCCGACGAGGGCATGCCCTTCGCCAGCCTCGTGGCGGTGGGCACCGATCTCGACGGCTCGCCCGTGATCCTCACCTCCCAGCTCTCGGTCCACACCCGCCTGCTTGCGGCGGACGGGCGCTGTTCCATGCTGCTCTCCGCGATCGGCAAGGGCGACCCGCTGGCTCATCCGCGCCTTACCCTGCTCGCTCGGGCCGAGCGGATCGAGCCCGGCTCGGACAAGGCGCAGCAGATCCGTCGCCGCTACCTGCTGCAGCATCCCAAGGCCGCGCTTTACGTGGACTTTCCCGACTTCGCCTTCTGGCGCCTGAACGTCGCGTCGGGCAGCCTCAACGGCGGTTTCGGCCGCGCCTACCGCATGGCGAGGGAGGATCTGCTCACCGACCTTTCCGCCTTTCCCGGCTTCGCGGAGCTGGAGGCGGGCGCAGTGGAGCACATGAACGAGGATCACGCCGAAGCCGTGGCCTATTATGCGACGAAGCTCTGCGGCGCCCGTGAAGGCGCGTGGCGGCTGATCGGCATCGATCCCGAGGGATTGCAGCTGGCTTTGGGCGACGAATTGCAGCGGCTGACATTCCCGCAGCCGCTGCAGGGGCCGGATGAGCTTCGTCCCATGCTCGTGGCGCTCGCACGATCATAG
- a CDS encoding antibiotic biosynthesis monooxygenase — translation MFIAMNRFKVLKDVTADFEQRWLSRESHLHELDGFLEFHMLRGPERDDHVLYSSHTLWASKAHFEAWTRSEQFRASHTRASTGDNKPLTLGHPEFEGFEVFQTIRQAKTEAR, via the coding sequence ATGTTCATCGCCATGAACCGCTTCAAGGTCCTGAAAGACGTCACCGCAGATTTCGAGCAGCGTTGGCTGTCCCGCGAGAGCCACCTGCACGAGCTCGACGGCTTTCTCGAATTCCACATGCTGCGCGGGCCGGAGCGCGACGATCACGTGCTCTATTCCTCGCATACCCTGTGGGCCTCGAAGGCGCATTTCGAGGCCTGGACGCGCTCCGAGCAGTTTCGCGCGTCGCATACCCGGGCGAGCACCGGCGACAACAAGCCCTTGACCCTCGGGCACCCGGAATTCGAGGGCTTCGAGGTGTTCCAGACCATCCGTCAGGCCAAGACGGAAGCCCGGTGA
- a CDS encoding sensor histidine kinase, whose protein sequence is MRKDGRRVFIDGGVTALRRPDGSLQGFLKIGQDVTERRAYEEALKASERHTKFLLAELQHRVRNTLGVIRSIARRTAANSGTAEDFAMHLEGRIDAFARVQAAVTRDPKAGLDLEMLVADELRAVAAHEGEQVKSISGPQTRLQPKAAETLALAIHELATNAVKYGALAAPQGRIEVAWMIDAAGGQPRLVFQWIETGVPLANDRPRRHGFGTELIERTLGYELGGEATLDFTPNGLRCTIVLPMDMRLFLLDRESRRQAY, encoded by the coding sequence TTGCGCAAGGACGGGCGAAGGGTTTTCATCGATGGCGGCGTCACGGCCCTGCGCCGGCCGGACGGCAGCCTGCAGGGCTTTCTCAAGATCGGCCAGGATGTCACCGAGCGCCGGGCTTACGAGGAAGCCCTGAAGGCGAGCGAGCGGCACACGAAATTCCTGCTCGCGGAACTCCAGCACCGCGTGAGAAATACCCTCGGCGTGATCCGCTCCATCGCGCGCCGGACGGCGGCGAACAGCGGGACGGCGGAGGATTTCGCCATGCATCTCGAGGGCCGGATCGATGCCTTCGCCCGCGTCCAGGCCGCCGTCACCCGCGATCCGAAGGCGGGGCTCGATCTCGAAATGCTCGTGGCCGACGAACTGCGGGCCGTTGCGGCCCACGAGGGAGAGCAGGTGAAGAGCATTTCCGGCCCACAGACGCGCCTTCAGCCGAAAGCCGCCGAGACGCTGGCGCTCGCCATTCATGAGCTGGCCACGAACGCGGTCAAATATGGTGCGCTCGCGGCACCCCAAGGCCGTATCGAGGTCGCCTGGATGATCGACGCAGCGGGCGGCCAGCCGCGGCTCGTCTTCCAATGGATCGAAACGGGAGTGCCCCTTGCCAACGACCGGCCACGAAGGCACGGGTTCGGGACCGAGCTGATCGAGCGCACCCTGGGCTATGAGCTCGGTGGCGAGGCGACATTGGATTTCACTCCGAACGGACTTCGCTGCACCATCGTTCTGCCCATGGACATGCGCCTCTTCCTTCTCGATCGGGAGAGCCGTCGACAGGCCTATTAG
- the lptC gene encoding LPS export ABC transporter periplasmic protein LptC, with the protein MAGTQGTTMQSGPASRPAVRARAFRQARRHSRWVRFAKVAIPLGSVLAMGAVALVAYLEPFAQIENLSFDHIGVNGTNVTMESPRLTGFKNDNRPYEVTASAATQDVRKPNFVELKDLRARIVTDEKGSVARLEADIGVLDTQKEQMNLQQSVRVATDAGQQVQMRSAFVDFKSGGVTSNEPVTVLLGDNGRIEAEGLKVIDNGKVLSFKGRVRTTFTPSSSSGPEAPAPTGAGSAAPVSPPAAGHTAAQPTSVRP; encoded by the coding sequence GTGGCGGGAACCCAGGGGACCACGATGCAGAGTGGCCCGGCCTCGAGGCCGGCTGTGCGCGCGCGCGCCTTCCGACAGGCCAGACGCCATTCCCGCTGGGTGCGCTTCGCCAAAGTCGCGATCCCCTTAGGGTCCGTTCTGGCCATGGGGGCTGTGGCTCTCGTTGCGTATCTGGAGCCCTTCGCCCAGATCGAGAACCTGAGCTTCGACCATATCGGGGTCAACGGCACGAACGTGACCATGGAATCCCCCAGGCTCACCGGGTTCAAGAACGACAACCGGCCTTACGAGGTCACGGCCAGCGCGGCCACGCAGGACGTGCGCAAGCCCAATTTCGTGGAACTGAAGGATCTGAGGGCCCGCATCGTCACCGACGAGAAGGGCAGCGTCGCCCGGCTCGAGGCCGATATCGGCGTGCTCGATACCCAGAAGGAGCAGATGAACCTGCAGCAGAGCGTCCGTGTGGCGACGGATGCGGGCCAGCAGGTTCAGATGCGCTCCGCTTTCGTGGACTTCAAGTCCGGGGGAGTGACGTCCAACGAGCCCGTGACCGTGCTCCTCGGCGATAATGGCCGGATCGAGGCCGAGGGTCTCAAGGTCATCGACAACGGCAAGGTTCTGAGCTTCAAGGGGCGGGTCCGCACCACCTTCACCCCATCGTCGTCCTCCGGGCCCGAGGCTCCGGCTCCGACCGGGGCCGGTTCCGCGGCTCCCGTCTCTCCTCCCGCCGCCGGCCACACGGCGGCTCAACCGACAAGTGTTCGTCCATGA
- a CDS encoding sigma-70 family RNA polymerase sigma factor — MAAETPLKAQMLAAIPHLRAFAISLCGNIDRADDLVQGALLKGLSNLDKFQPGTSMQAWLFTILRNDFLTQARRRKREVEDPEGAWAERVAVMPEQGSRLDFDDMLKALSQLPLDQREALLLVTAEGLTYEDAARICGTNIGTIKSRINRARRRLAELMNFDAQDDLGPDRLVKAALFMHISA; from the coding sequence ATGGCGGCCGAGACCCCCTTGAAGGCACAGATGCTCGCCGCCATTCCGCATCTGCGCGCCTTCGCGATCTCGCTTTGCGGCAACATCGACCGTGCCGACGATCTGGTGCAGGGCGCTCTTCTGAAGGGCCTAAGCAACCTCGACAAATTCCAGCCCGGCACCAGCATGCAGGCTTGGCTTTTCACGATCCTGCGCAACGATTTTCTCACGCAGGCCCGCCGCCGGAAGCGTGAGGTCGAGGATCCGGAAGGCGCATGGGCCGAAAGGGTCGCCGTCATGCCCGAACAAGGGTCGCGTCTCGACTTCGACGACATGCTGAAGGCGCTCAGCCAGCTCCCCCTCGACCAGCGCGAGGCGCTTCTGCTCGTGACGGCTGAAGGACTGACCTATGAGGACGCCGCGCGGATCTGCGGCACGAATATCGGGACGATCAAGAGCCGCATCAACCGCGCGCGCCGCCGGCTCGCCGAATTGATGAATTTCGACGCACAGGACGACCTCGGCCCCGACCGTCTCGTCAAGGCCGCGCTCTTCATGCATATATCGGCCTGA
- a CDS encoding ribonuclease D: protein MTTRFHRGDLPADYQPGPAIAIDTETLGLNPHRDRLCVVQISKGDGNADVVQILKDGPAPETLIRVLADESVLKIFHYARFDLAVLFHTFGVMPRPVYCTKVASRLVRTYTDRHGLKDLVREFLGVELSKQQQSSDWGADILTPAQLDYAASDVLHLHALKEKLDQRLERENRLGIAHQCFSFLPTRAQLDLLGWPDTDIFAHS from the coding sequence ATGACGACACGCTTTCACCGCGGCGACCTGCCCGCGGATTATCAGCCCGGTCCGGCGATCGCGATCGACACCGAAACGCTCGGCCTCAACCCGCACCGGGACCGGCTCTGCGTGGTCCAGATCTCGAAGGGCGACGGGAATGCCGATGTGGTCCAGATCCTGAAGGACGGTCCGGCGCCCGAGACTCTGATCCGCGTCCTGGCGGACGAGAGCGTGCTCAAGATCTTCCATTATGCCCGCTTCGATCTGGCGGTGCTTTTTCACACCTTCGGGGTGATGCCGCGGCCGGTTTATTGCACCAAGGTGGCTTCGAGGCTGGTGCGCACCTATACGGACCGGCATGGCCTGAAGGACCTCGTCCGGGAGTTCCTCGGGGTCGAATTGTCCAAGCAGCAGCAATCCTCCGACTGGGGAGCCGACATTCTCACCCCGGCCCAGCTCGATTACGCGGCTTCCGACGTGCTGCACCTCCATGCCCTCAAGGAGAAGCTCGACCAGAGGCTGGAGCGGGAGAACCGGCTCGGCATCGCCCATCAGTGCTTCTCGTTCCTGCCGACCCGGGCCCAGCTCGACCTGCTCGGCTGGCCCGATACCGATATTTTCGCCCATAGTTGA
- a CDS encoding Hsp20 family protein: MRSAFDFSPLYRSTVGFDRLFDLLDQSSQIETMTNWPPYNIEKKGEDQYVITMAVAGFSTDEIEITQKESQLVVSGQKKGSDEGRQYLHHGIATRAFRQTFNLADHVKVTGASLENGLLTVDLKREVPEALKPRRIEIATGSKAQPQQIEHSKAA, translated from the coding sequence ATGAGATCGGCTTTCGACTTTTCTCCCCTCTATCGTTCCACGGTCGGCTTCGACCGATTGTTCGATCTGCTCGACCAATCCTCGCAGATCGAGACCATGACCAACTGGCCGCCCTACAACATCGAGAAAAAGGGCGAGGACCAGTATGTCATCACCATGGCCGTCGCAGGCTTCTCGACCGACGAGATCGAGATCACCCAGAAAGAGAGCCAGCTTGTCGTGTCGGGCCAGAAGAAGGGCTCGGACGAGGGCAGGCAGTACCTGCATCATGGCATCGCGACCCGCGCCTTCAGGCAGACCTTCAACCTCGCCGATCATGTGAAGGTGACCGGCGCCAGCCTAGAGAACGGCCTGCTGACCGTCGATCTGAAGCGTGAGGTGCCCGAAGCCCTGAAGCCCCGGCGGATCGAAATTGCCACGGGCAGCAAGGCTCAGCCGCAGCAGATCGAGCACAGCAAGGCGGCCTAG
- a CDS encoding response regulator gives MTLTRCMIVEDQALIGMSLEAFLEDAGFRVEGPFMSNAQAMSWLKTETPDVALLDVMLKDGTSVEIARALKSRGIPFVIYSGLPAASHGPSELQGVIWLEKPVSRETLAAALDEVLSQRQLPAMPDGLDR, from the coding sequence ATGACGCTGACCCGCTGCATGATCGTTGAAGACCAGGCCCTGATCGGCATGTCGCTCGAAGCGTTCCTCGAAGATGCCGGCTTCAGGGTGGAAGGACCGTTCATGAGCAATGCTCAGGCCATGAGCTGGCTCAAGACCGAGACGCCGGATGTCGCGCTTCTCGACGTCATGCTCAAGGACGGCACATCGGTGGAGATCGCCCGCGCCTTGAAGAGCCGGGGAATTCCCTTCGTGATCTATTCCGGCCTGCCTGCGGCGAGCCACGGCCCGTCCGAGTTGCAGGGCGTGATCTGGCTCGAGAAGCCGGTCAGCCGGGAGACACTGGCGGCGGCTCTCGATGAGGTCCTGTCCCAACGGCAATTACCCGCCATGCCGGATGGCCTGGATCGATAG
- the lptB gene encoding LPS export ABC transporter ATP-binding protein has protein sequence MKPLFNRAPSVPADSSTLARPSTGPALHLSGRAEDKGVFGGPGILAVKGLQKSYRGRTVVQDAGLNVRAGEAVGLLGPNGAGKTTIFYMITGLVQADRGVISLDGHDVTGLPMYRRARLGIGYLPQEASIFRGLSVEDNIRAVLEIVEPSRKERERKLDALLDEFNITRLRKAPSIALSGGERRRCEIARALAGEPTFMLLDEPFAGIDPIAVGDIQNLVRHLTRRGLGVLITDHNVRETLGLIDRAYIIHSGRVLTEGAPDAIVANEDVRRLYLGEDFRL, from the coding sequence GTGAAACCTCTTTTCAACCGCGCTCCATCCGTACCGGCGGATTCGTCGACCCTGGCCCGCCCATCGACAGGCCCGGCGCTGCACCTCTCCGGACGTGCAGAGGACAAGGGCGTCTTCGGCGGTCCGGGCATTCTGGCCGTCAAAGGTCTGCAGAAGAGCTATCGCGGCCGCACGGTGGTGCAGGATGCGGGCCTGAACGTGCGCGCCGGCGAAGCGGTGGGGCTGCTCGGCCCCAATGGCGCGGGCAAGACCACGATCTTCTACATGATCACCGGCCTCGTGCAGGCAGATCGCGGCGTCATCAGCCTCGACGGGCACGACGTGACAGGCCTTCCCATGTACCGCCGCGCCCGCCTCGGGATCGGCTATCTGCCGCAGGAGGCCTCGATCTTCCGTGGCCTGAGCGTGGAAGACAACATCCGGGCGGTGCTCGAGATCGTGGAGCCGAGCCGCAAGGAACGCGAGCGCAAGCTCGATGCGCTGCTCGACGAGTTCAACATCACGCGCCTGCGCAAGGCGCCGTCCATCGCGCTGTCGGGCGGCGAGCGCCGCCGCTGCGAGATCGCCCGGGCACTCGCGGGGGAGCCCACCTTCATGCTCCTCGACGAGCCCTTCGCGGGCATCGACCCAATCGCGGTTGGCGACATCCAGAACCTCGTGCGCCACCTGACCCGCCGTGGCCTCGGCGTGCTGATCACCGATCACAACGTGCGCGAGACGCTGGGCCTCATCGACCGCGCCTACATCATCCATTCCGGTCGTGTGCTCACAGAGGGAGCGCCCGACGCCATCGTGGCCAACGAGGATGTGCGCCGCCTCTATCTGGGCGAGGATTTCCGGCTCTGA
- a CDS encoding LptA/OstA family protein yields the protein MMSLARHALALALLVPAASAAWAQASKERAVGFGNFGSSKEPIKIDANKLDVFDKEGRAVFSGDVVAVQGESTMKCTTMTVFYEQNREGGSQPSAAAQAQGPSESAIKKIDCKGPVTIVSKTQVATGDNATFDRGANKILLNGNAALSDGPNVTRGERVVYDINTGVASIDTKPGGRVRALFVPGSGGPAPTGAGNAKPKP from the coding sequence ATGATGAGTCTCGCACGCCACGCGCTTGCTCTTGCGCTTCTCGTTCCGGCGGCTTCTGCCGCCTGGGCCCAAGCCTCGAAGGAGCGCGCGGTGGGCTTCGGCAATTTCGGTTCCAGCAAGGAGCCGATCAAGATCGACGCCAACAAGCTCGACGTGTTCGACAAGGAGGGCCGGGCGGTCTTTTCCGGAGACGTGGTGGCGGTTCAGGGCGAGAGCACCATGAAGTGCACCACCATGACCGTGTTCTACGAGCAGAACCGCGAAGGCGGTTCGCAGCCGTCCGCCGCCGCCCAGGCCCAGGGGCCGAGCGAGAGCGCGATCAAGAAGATCGATTGCAAGGGGCCCGTCACCATCGTGTCCAAGACGCAGGTCGCCACCGGCGACAATGCCACTTTCGATCGGGGAGCCAACAAGATCCTGCTCAACGGCAACGCCGCGCTGAGCGATGGCCCTAACGTGACCCGCGGCGAGCGGGTCGTCTACGACATCAACACGGGCGTCGCGAGCATCGACACCAAGCCCGGCGGCCGGGTCCGGGCGCTGTTCGTTCCCGGCAGCGGCGGACCGGCTCCCACGGGGGCCGGCAACGCCAAGCCTAAGCCGTAA
- the rpoN gene encoding RNA polymerase factor sigma-54 → MSSIQRLELRQGQSLTMTPQLVQSIKLLQLSQAEMAAYVEAELERNPLLQPSEMHGDAPPPGLADFQRAKRKYADSAGRMIPAPPPGRLESVAGASPPGSAPHSELKPEVEATLAHAQSLTEYLETQLDLGSADPPLREIGRYLIHALDEAGYLTEDLEQVAQRLGIPLGWAEAALRLIQAFEPSGIGARSLRECLEIQLKERNRLDPAMQILLSRLDLVARQDFAALQTLCGVDREDLIDMLAEIRRLEPKPGLAFTAAPIDILVPDVLVRPAADGSFVVELNPDTHPRILLDRSYYAEVAKAVRRSEDKTFLSECLQSASWLTRSLDQRARTILTVATEIVRHQEGFFREGIAALRPMTLKSVAEAVGLHESTVSRVTANKAIGAGGVTHPMRFFFNAATGEGEHAAGAVRHRIRQLIEAEAPDRELSDQALARILKAEGIDVARRTVAKYRELLRIPSSAERRRRSHFRRS, encoded by the coding sequence ATGAGTTCGATCCAACGGCTTGAGCTGCGCCAGGGCCAGTCCCTGACGATGACTCCCCAGCTCGTGCAATCCATCAAGCTGCTGCAGCTTTCCCAAGCGGAAATGGCCGCCTATGTGGAAGCGGAGCTCGAGCGCAATCCCCTCCTGCAGCCGAGCGAGATGCATGGAGATGCCCCGCCTCCGGGCCTCGCCGATTTCCAGCGCGCGAAGCGGAAATACGCGGATTCCGCAGGACGGATGATCCCGGCTCCGCCGCCAGGCAGGTTGGAGAGTGTGGCGGGAGCGTCCCCGCCCGGCTCCGCCCCCCATTCCGAGCTGAAACCCGAGGTCGAGGCGACGCTGGCACACGCCCAGAGCCTGACCGAATACCTCGAAACCCAGCTCGATCTCGGCTCCGCGGATCCTCCCCTGCGCGAGATCGGCCGATACCTGATCCATGCCCTCGACGAGGCGGGATATCTCACCGAAGACCTGGAGCAGGTGGCGCAGAGGCTCGGCATCCCGTTGGGGTGGGCCGAGGCCGCCTTGCGGCTCATCCAGGCCTTCGAACCGTCCGGGATCGGGGCGCGAAGCCTGAGGGAATGCCTGGAAATCCAGCTCAAGGAGCGCAACCGGCTCGATCCCGCCATGCAGATCCTGCTTTCGCGCCTCGATCTCGTGGCCCGGCAAGACTTCGCCGCCCTCCAGACGCTCTGCGGCGTGGACCGGGAGGACCTCATCGACATGCTCGCCGAAATCCGCCGCCTGGAGCCCAAGCCCGGACTTGCCTTCACGGCGGCCCCCATCGACATTCTCGTGCCCGACGTGCTGGTGCGGCCGGCTGCCGACGGCAGCTTCGTCGTAGAGCTCAACCCCGACACGCACCCGCGCATCCTGCTCGACCGGAGCTATTATGCCGAAGTCGCCAAGGCGGTGCGAAGAAGCGAGGACAAGACCTTCCTGTCCGAGTGCCTGCAGAGCGCGAGCTGGCTCACCCGCAGCCTCGACCAGCGGGCCCGGACCATTCTGACCGTCGCGACCGAGATCGTCCGGCATCAGGAGGGGTTCTTTCGCGAAGGGATCGCGGCCTTGCGCCCCATGACCCTCAAAAGTGTCGCCGAGGCCGTCGGCCTGCACGAATCCACGGTGTCCCGGGTCACGGCCAACAAGGCCATCGGGGCTGGCGGGGTCACGCATCCCATGAGGTTCTTCTTCAATGCGGCGACGGGGGAGGGGGAGCATGCGGCCGGGGCCGTGCGCCATCGCATCCGCCAGCTGATCGAGGCCGAGGCCCCTGACCGGGAGCTCTCGGATCAGGCGCTGGCCCGGATCCTGAAGGCCGAAGGCATCGACGTGGCCCGGCGGACGGTCGCCAAATATAGGGAATTGCTGCGAATTCCCTCATCCGCCGAGCGCCGGAGGAGGAGCCACTTCAGGAGATCGTGA
- the hutX gene encoding heme utilization cystosolic carrier protein HutX, whose amino-acid sequence MEALIRQDLAARPDGVLETIAETRGVPLQQVLDCLGQEAAERAPGKLFERIWEDLTTWGDITFVVHTRDGVFECKGRVPPGTSGRGYFNIHGDSPIGGHLRIDRCRAIYFVDRPFFGKRSCSVQFVNEEGGVMFKIFVGRNEDRTLKEDQLVRFEALRAGCLEREQGLGSSA is encoded by the coding sequence ATGGAAGCTTTGATCCGGCAGGACCTCGCGGCGCGGCCCGACGGGGTGCTCGAAACGATCGCCGAGACGCGCGGAGTGCCGCTCCAGCAGGTTCTCGATTGCCTCGGACAGGAGGCGGCTGAGCGTGCTCCGGGCAAGCTTTTCGAAAGGATCTGGGAGGATCTGACCACCTGGGGCGACATCACCTTCGTGGTCCACACCCGCGACGGTGTGTTCGAGTGCAAGGGCCGCGTGCCCCCGGGGACGTCCGGCCGCGGCTATTTCAACATCCACGGCGACAGCCCCATCGGCGGTCATCTGCGGATCGATCGCTGCCGCGCGATCTATTTCGTCGACCGCCCGTTCTTCGGCAAGCGCTCCTGCTCCGTGCAGTTCGTGAACGAGGAGGGCGGGGTGATGTTCAAGATCTTCGTCGGCCGCAACGAGGACCGCACGCTCAAGGAAGACCAGCTCGTCCGGTTCGAGGCGCTGCGCGCCGGTTGTCTCGAACGGGAGCAGGGCCTAGGATCATCCGCATGA
- a CDS encoding response regulator codes for MTDPANKGALARCRVLVVEDEYFIADDMAKALEKLGAEVVGLVPKRDKALMLLSSGEGIDAAVLDINLRGEEVFPVADALAERGIPFVFATGYDPSSVPVAYADVPRWAKPFDPDALAQTLPGIVRCA; via the coding sequence ATGACGGATCCCGCCAACAAAGGAGCGCTCGCACGCTGCCGGGTTCTCGTGGTGGAGGATGAGTATTTCATCGCCGACGACATGGCGAAGGCGCTCGAGAAGCTCGGCGCGGAGGTCGTCGGTCTAGTGCCGAAGCGGGACAAGGCTCTCATGCTGCTCTCTTCGGGCGAAGGCATCGATGCCGCCGTTCTCGACATCAACCTGCGCGGCGAGGAGGTCTTCCCCGTTGCCGATGCCCTTGCGGAGCGCGGCATCCCGTTCGTCTTCGCGACCGGTTACGACCCGTCCTCGGTGCCTGTTGCCTATGCGGACGTGCCGCGCTGGGCAAAACCCTTTGATCCGGACGCGCTGGCCCAGACCCTGCCGGGAATCGTTCGGTGCGCATGA
- a CDS encoding PAS domain S-box protein — protein MEQPRPTPAPWPAGTGEMAERIRDYDWASTPLGPIEAWPQSLKTTVDLLLSGAFPMVALWGPQLIQVYNDGYRDLKGAEHPQGLGQAACECRPEVWHIDEPIYCRVRAGETLIFENGFHPVTRSGRFEDAWFTLTYSPVRNETGTVSGVLVTLIEKTNRVLAERALRESEHRYRALFNSMDEAYAVVEVMRDAAKGWNDFLFLEVNPAFMKHTGMPYPVGRTATQILGTPNPRWAEMYGRVVETGEPVRFEETEAILGRVFDLNVFRLGGAESRRVAVLFTNITERNRSEAALRDSEERLRLIVENAHDYAIFITDPQDRVTDWFPGAEAVFGWSAEEILGRSGELIFTPEDREAGEPE, from the coding sequence ATGGAACAGCCTCGACCCACCCCAGCCCCTTGGCCCGCCGGCACTGGCGAGATGGCGGAGCGCATCCGCGATTATGACTGGGCATCGACCCCGCTGGGACCGATCGAGGCGTGGCCGCAGAGCCTGAAGACGACCGTCGATCTTCTGCTGTCGGGCGCGTTTCCCATGGTTGCCCTCTGGGGGCCGCAGCTCATTCAGGTCTACAACGACGGCTATCGCGACCTCAAGGGCGCCGAGCACCCGCAAGGATTGGGGCAGGCGGCCTGCGAATGCCGGCCCGAAGTCTGGCACATCGACGAACCGATCTACTGCCGGGTCCGAGCCGGGGAGACTCTCATCTTCGAGAACGGGTTCCATCCGGTCACCCGTTCGGGCCGGTTCGAGGATGCCTGGTTCACGCTGACCTACAGCCCGGTCCGGAACGAAACGGGCACCGTTTCCGGTGTGCTCGTGACGTTGATCGAGAAGACAAATCGCGTGCTCGCGGAGCGCGCGTTGCGGGAAAGCGAGCATCGTTACCGCGCGCTCTTCAACTCGATGGACGAGGCCTATGCCGTGGTCGAAGTCATGCGCGATGCCGCGAAAGGATGGAACGACTTCCTGTTCCTGGAAGTGAACCCGGCTTTCATGAAGCATACGGGAATGCCGTATCCGGTCGGGCGGACGGCCACGCAGATCCTGGGAACGCCCAACCCACGCTGGGCAGAAATGTACGGCCGTGTGGTCGAGACCGGAGAGCCGGTGCGTTTCGAGGAAACCGAGGCGATCCTCGGGCGCGTCTTCGACCTCAATGTCTTTCGCCTCGGCGGAGCGGAAAGCCGGCGGGTAGCGGTGCTCTTCACGAACATCACTGAGCGCAATCGGTCGGAAGCCGCGCTTCGCGATAGCGAGGAGCGGCTCCGCCTGATCGTCGAGAATGCCCATGATTACGCGATTTTCATTACCGATCCGCAGGATCGGGTCACCGATTGGTTCCCGGGGGCGGAGGCGGTGTTCGGCTGGAGCGCCGAGGAGATCCTGGGCCGCTCCGGCGAGCTCATCTTCACCCCCGAGGATCGTGAGGCGGGCGAGCCGGAATAG